One Bacillota bacterium genomic region harbors:
- the rpsL gene encoding 30S ribosomal protein S12, with protein MPTFSQLVRQGRRRVERKSKAPALLFIQNTRIGRRFEGEGAPQKRGVCTRVYTTTPKKPNSALRKVARVRLTNGIEVTAYIPGEGHNLQEHSVVLIRGGRVKDLPGVRYHIIRGTLDAAGVANRRQGRSKYGAKRPK; from the coding sequence TTGCCGACGTTCAGCCAGCTTGTGCGGCAGGGGCGCAGGCGGGTGGAGCGCAAGAGCAAGGCTCCGGCGCTCCTGTTCATTCAGAACACCCGCATTGGCCGGCGTTTCGAGGGCGAAGGTGCGCCCCAGAAGCGAGGGGTCTGTACCCGTGTGTACACGACCACGCCCAAGAAGCCCAACTCTGCGCTTCGCAAGGTGGCACGAGTTCGCCTGACCAACGGCATTGAGGTCACCGCGTACATTCCGGGGGAGGGCCATAACCTCCAGGAGCACTCGGTGGTGCTGATCCGGGGCGGACGCGTGAAGGACCTCCCCGGCGTCCGGTACCATATCATCCGGGGCACGCTGGACGCGGCGGGCGTTGCCAACCGCCGTCAGGGGCGCTCGAAGTACGGGGCCAAGCGGCCGAAGTAA
- the rpsG gene encoding 30S ribosomal protein S7 translates to MPRRGPAPRRTIPQDPRYNSEMVQRLINKIMKDGKKSLAERIVYQAFELIRERSGKDPAEVLDQALKNTMPMLEVRPRRVGGATYQVPIEVRPERRVSLGLRWIIEYAQQRKDHTMAERLAGELLDAANGQGGAVKRREDTHRMAEANRAFAHYRW, encoded by the coding sequence ATGCCGCGCAGAGGACCGGCGCCGCGCCGGACCATCCCGCAGGACCCGAGGTATAACAGCGAGATGGTGCAGCGGCTCATCAACAAGATAATGAAGGACGGCAAGAAGAGCCTCGCCGAGCGGATCGTGTACCAGGCCTTCGAGCTGATCCGGGAGCGTTCCGGCAAGGATCCGGCTGAGGTGCTGGATCAGGCCCTCAAGAACACCATGCCGATGCTGGAGGTTCGCCCTCGCCGGGTCGGGGGCGCCACCTACCAGGTGCCCATCGAGGTGCGGCCGGAGCGCCGGGTCTCGCTGGGTCTGCGGTGGATCATCGAATACGCGCAGCAGCGCAAGGACCATACGATGGCCGAGCGCCTGGCGGGCGAGCTTCTGGATGCCGCCAACGGGCAGGGCGGCGCGGTGAAGCGCCGCGAGGACACGCACCGGATGGCGGAGGCCAACAGGGCGTTTGCCCACTACCGCTGGTAG